Proteins encoded in a region of the Sphingomonas jaspsi DSM 18422 genome:
- the moaB gene encoding molybdenum cofactor biosynthesis protein B, translating to MSEEKVGIAVLTISDTRDEASDTSGAYLAGAVEADGHRLAAKRIVPDSIEAIREAVMAWAADPAVDVIVSTGGTGLTGRDVTPEAVLPLFDKVIDGFPAVWHAISFDSIGLSTLQSRACAGIVKSTLVFCFPGSGGAVRDGWTKLLSKQLDRSTRPCNFVEIMPRLSER from the coding sequence GTGAGCGAAGAAAAGGTGGGGATCGCGGTGCTGACGATCAGCGATACGCGCGACGAGGCGAGCGACACGTCAGGTGCCTATCTGGCCGGGGCGGTCGAGGCCGATGGCCACCGCCTGGCGGCCAAGCGGATCGTCCCGGATTCCATCGAGGCCATTCGCGAGGCGGTCATGGCATGGGCTGCGGACCCCGCCGTCGACGTCATCGTGTCCACCGGCGGAACCGGCCTGACCGGCCGCGACGTCACGCCGGAGGCGGTGTTGCCGCTGTTCGACAAGGTGATCGACGGCTTTCCGGCCGTCTGGCACGCGATCAGCTTCGACAGCATCGGCCTGTCGACCTTGCAGTCGCGCGCCTGTGCCGGGATCGTCAAGTCGACCCTGGTATTCTGCTTCCCGGGATCGGGCGGGGCGGTGCGCGACGGGTGGACCAAGCTGCTGTCCAAACAGCTCGACCGATCGACGCGACCCTGCAATTTCGTCGAGATCATGCCGCGGCTGTCCGAACGATGA
- a CDS encoding GNAT family N-acetyltransferase — MLYDLVRHDDAASTAFLFDAATTTRPVEQPATFHCVSPLSGRPFDELIAIRGPVVETRRLRLRPMEMDDFKDFEAMMCDPSALAYSHKSAMGSDEAWTRFLRQVGHWHLLGYGPFAVFDRETDEFVGEVGFGQFNRNLGGHFDWAPEACWTIVKGRQNEGLATEAVAGAVTWVERVLGATRTVCIVSADNIASIRVAEKIGFRPFKRSEFKGFPAVFFERVVIGL, encoded by the coding sequence ATGTTGTACGATCTGGTCAGGCACGATGACGCTGCAAGCACGGCGTTCCTGTTCGATGCCGCAACCACGACCCGACCGGTCGAGCAGCCAGCCACCTTTCACTGTGTGTCGCCATTGTCCGGCCGCCCGTTCGACGAGCTGATCGCGATCCGCGGACCGGTTGTCGAAACGCGCCGCTTGCGCCTGCGCCCGATGGAAATGGATGATTTCAAGGACTTCGAGGCGATGATGTGCGACCCGTCGGCGCTCGCCTATTCGCACAAGAGCGCGATGGGCAGCGACGAAGCGTGGACGCGCTTCCTGCGCCAGGTCGGTCATTGGCACCTACTCGGTTACGGACCCTTCGCGGTGTTCGACCGTGAAACGGACGAGTTTGTCGGCGAAGTCGGCTTCGGCCAGTTCAACCGCAACCTGGGCGGGCATTTCGACTGGGCGCCCGAAGCGTGCTGGACGATCGTCAAGGGGCGCCAGAATGAGGGACTGGCGACCGAGGCGGTGGCCGGCGCGGTCACCTGGGTCGAGCGGGTGCTGGGCGCCACGCGGACGGTCTGCATCGTCAGCGCCGACAATATCGCGTCGATCCGCGTCGCGGAAAAGATCGGCTTCCGGCCGTTCAAGCGGAGCGAATTCAAGGGTTTCCCGGCAGTGTTTTTCGAACGGGTCGTGATCGGGCTGTGA
- a CDS encoding sulfite exporter TauE/SafE family protein, with product MFVVLLGLAFFATALLYASVGFGGGSTYNALLLLADLPVAVVPVLALACNIVVVAVGANRFRQAGSLDWDRFWPFAVASIPAAWIGGFIHVPAWLFVALLALCLTLAGLLLIWPSLWRDRAPRTATTSVTADAACGALLGLVAGVTGIGGGIYLSPVLHFRNWGSARLIAGTSAAFILVNSISGLAGQIAKLGAGRSSQMLFDHWPLLPAVLAGGLIGSQLGSQIIPERYLRTMTGLLILYVAVRLGLRFPTDWAAR from the coding sequence ATGTTCGTCGTGTTGCTGGGCCTGGCCTTTTTCGCCACTGCGTTGCTCTATGCGTCGGTCGGTTTCGGCGGCGGGTCGACCTACAATGCGTTGCTGCTGCTGGCCGACCTGCCGGTCGCAGTGGTGCCGGTGCTGGCGCTGGCGTGCAATATCGTCGTCGTCGCGGTCGGCGCCAACCGGTTCCGGCAGGCCGGGTCGCTGGACTGGGATCGTTTCTGGCCATTTGCGGTGGCGTCTATCCCGGCCGCCTGGATCGGCGGGTTCATCCATGTCCCGGCCTGGCTGTTCGTCGCGTTGCTGGCCCTGTGCCTTACGCTCGCTGGGCTTTTGTTGATTTGGCCGTCGCTGTGGCGCGATCGGGCACCCCGAACCGCTACCACCAGCGTGACGGCTGACGCCGCTTGCGGTGCGCTGCTAGGCCTTGTCGCAGGCGTTACAGGGATCGGTGGCGGCATCTACCTGTCGCCCGTCTTGCATTTTCGCAATTGGGGGTCGGCGCGGCTGATCGCGGGCACGTCGGCGGCGTTCATCCTGGTCAATTCGATCAGCGGCCTGGCCGGGCAAATCGCTAAGCTAGGCGCTGGCAGAAGCTCCCAAATGCTGTTCGACCATTGGCCTCTGCTGCCAGCGGTCTTGGCGGGGGGCCTGATAGGCTCTCAACTCGGCAGCCAGATCATCCCCGAACGTTACCTCCGGACGATGACCGGCCTCCTTATCCTGTACGTCGCCGTCCGCCTTGGCCTTCGCTTTCCGACCGACTGGGCAGCGCGGTAA
- a CDS encoding winged helix-turn-helix domain-containing protein yields MDRDDERLVGPSGPIKLGNKAFRLLNMLVDHGGRLVTKDAIFSSVWDGTFVSESALTSTIKELRRALGDLSKTPSYIESVYGRGYRLIADIGEADDAPIATPTTPAKGKPSVKVSDLSDDPPVIIVSEFNDAAVRQSLPYLGEGLREEILSSLAQFRDIQLVANSQFDERNPQVAAPERSYHLTATLLPDRDSAKIIARTKRVSDGRVLWAENMSLANMGNAEGVDRIVKRIAGSLLPAVDQDLISGVARHGANLFDRYLIVKRGVLSVRTYEDAKRSVDDLEAIIAERPDFGLPYAQLVRFYNTDYFFTSFGASDKALRARALKMARAGFATDPSHSMNYLTIGFCNLYAGKFAEAKEMLEQAFERNPYSAERANQVATGMVYLGEFDRARQLFALSHELQPWSDNDNLEQEGRLHLLEGNDQAASAAFAAVTEPLFWGRFYQSLSDMELGLPEAPAMFRRWRERVESNWHDGSHPDSDMIMAMIRSHHPFDNGYGARLFELAEKALNRD; encoded by the coding sequence TTGGACCGCGACGACGAGCGGCTGGTTGGGCCATCCGGTCCGATCAAGCTGGGCAACAAGGCATTTCGTCTGCTGAACATGCTGGTCGACCATGGCGGCCGCCTCGTCACCAAGGACGCGATCTTCTCGTCGGTGTGGGACGGTACCTTCGTGTCCGAATCCGCGCTGACATCGACGATCAAGGAATTGCGCCGCGCGCTCGGCGACCTGTCGAAGACGCCGAGCTATATCGAAAGCGTCTATGGCCGCGGCTACCGCCTGATCGCCGACATTGGCGAGGCCGACGATGCACCGATCGCGACGCCGACTACGCCTGCGAAGGGCAAGCCGAGCGTGAAGGTGTCCGATCTCAGCGACGACCCGCCGGTCATCATCGTGTCCGAATTCAACGATGCCGCCGTTCGCCAGTCCTTGCCCTACCTCGGCGAAGGGCTGCGCGAGGAGATTTTGTCGAGCCTTGCCCAGTTCCGCGACATTCAGCTCGTCGCCAACTCGCAGTTCGACGAGCGCAATCCGCAAGTTGCGGCGCCGGAACGCAGCTATCACCTGACCGCGACGCTTCTTCCGGACCGCGACAGCGCCAAGATCATCGCCCGGACCAAGCGGGTGTCGGACGGACGGGTCTTGTGGGCCGAAAACATGTCGCTGGCCAACATGGGTAACGCCGAAGGCGTCGACCGCATCGTCAAGCGGATCGCCGGCTCGCTTCTTCCGGCGGTCGACCAGGACCTTATAAGCGGGGTCGCCCGACACGGCGCCAACCTGTTCGACCGCTACCTGATCGTGAAGCGGGGCGTGTTGAGCGTGCGCACCTATGAAGACGCCAAACGGTCGGTCGACGACCTTGAGGCGATCATCGCGGAGCGTCCGGATTTCGGTCTGCCCTATGCGCAGCTCGTCCGCTTCTACAACACCGACTATTTCTTCACCTCGTTCGGGGCGAGCGACAAAGCCTTGCGGGCCAGGGCACTGAAGATGGCGAGGGCCGGCTTCGCCACCGACCCAAGTCACAGCATGAACTATCTGACGATCGGCTTTTGCAATCTCTATGCTGGCAAGTTCGCCGAAGCGAAGGAGATGCTGGAACAGGCGTTCGAACGAAATCCCTACAGCGCCGAACGCGCCAACCAGGTCGCGACCGGGATGGTCTATCTCGGCGAATTCGACCGCGCCCGGCAATTGTTCGCGCTGAGCCACGAATTGCAGCCGTGGAGCGATAACGACAATCTGGAGCAGGAAGGGCGCCTTCACCTTCTGGAAGGCAACGACCAGGCCGCCAGCGCGGCTTTCGCGGCGGTGACCGAGCCGCTGTTTTGGGGCCGCTTCTATCAGTCGCTGAGCGACATGGAGCTGGGTCTACCGGAAGCGCCGGCCATGTTCCGGCGGTGGCGCGAGCGCGTCGAAAGCAACTGGCACGACGGATCGCACCCGGACAGTGACATGATCATGGCGATGATCCGCAGCCACCATCCGTTCGACAACGGCTATGGCGCACGCCTGTTCGAACTGGCCGAAAAGGCGCTCAATCGAGACTGA
- a CDS encoding YcaO-like family protein: MLPGPRSSGRLKTAEELRGAVAEVVAHAQITRIADVTRLDRIGLPCWQAIRPMGRSLSVHQGKALTDEGARLGAVLEAWEAHCGEHYDAPVLTCGFEALSPSVRAPAIGDFAKDDAIAIDPSRQIDWVVAPDWRGREVAVPFACISMDFTRMLGTPIDRSSNGVAVGSSRDEAIASAMLELIERDAVTEWKSTSMIDRIGDQIDLDRAGLEWLDFWRERLQSVGASLRCYTLPSLTGTPVIAAELGDSGKSAAPFRAIHGHSAHPDPEVALFRAIAETIQGRAAYIAGSRDDLPPSQYALRQDALRVAFAMPLPVGMDGKSFDAISHGPASVNEMVDRIAAAGLGPVVVIDLGQVGPFHAVRVIACGLAARRRRRRVAA; this comes from the coding sequence CGCGGTGGCCGAGGTCGTCGCGCACGCGCAAATCACCCGCATCGCCGATGTCACGCGGCTCGACCGGATCGGACTGCCCTGCTGGCAGGCGATCCGGCCGATGGGACGTTCGCTTTCCGTGCATCAGGGCAAGGCGCTCACCGATGAGGGTGCCCGCCTTGGCGCAGTGCTCGAAGCGTGGGAGGCGCATTGCGGGGAGCATTATGATGCACCCGTCCTGACCTGCGGTTTCGAAGCGCTGTCGCCATCCGTCCGAGCGCCCGCCATCGGCGACTTCGCCAAGGACGATGCGATAGCGATCGATCCTAGCCGTCAAATCGACTGGGTAGTGGCCCCGGATTGGCGCGGCCGCGAGGTTGCCGTTCCCTTTGCCTGTATTTCGATGGATTTCACCCGCATGCTGGGCACGCCCATCGACCGGTCGAGCAATGGCGTGGCTGTCGGCAGTTCGCGTGACGAGGCGATCGCTTCGGCGATGCTGGAGTTGATCGAACGCGATGCCGTGACCGAATGGAAGTCGACGTCGATGATCGACCGGATCGGGGATCAGATCGACCTCGACCGCGCGGGGCTCGAGTGGCTCGATTTCTGGCGCGAGCGGCTCCAGTCGGTCGGCGCTTCGCTTCGCTGCTACACGCTTCCATCGCTTACGGGCACGCCGGTAATCGCCGCCGAACTGGGCGATTCCGGCAAAAGCGCCGCGCCGTTTCGCGCCATCCACGGCCACAGCGCCCATCCCGACCCGGAGGTCGCGCTGTTTCGTGCCATTGCCGAAACCATCCAGGGGCGCGCCGCCTATATCGCCGGATCGCGTGACGACCTGCCGCCGTCGCAATATGCGCTTCGCCAGGACGCGCTGCGCGTTGCGTTCGCCATGCCTCTGCCGGTTGGCATGGACGGCAAGTCTTTCGACGCCATTTCGCATGGCCCTGCCAGCGTTAACGAGATGGTCGACCGGATCGCAGCGGCGGGACTTGGCCCCGTGGTCGTAATCGATTTGGGGCAGGTCGGGCCCTTTCATGCCGTGCGCGTCATCGCGTGCGGGCTGGCCGCGCGGCGTCGACGACGCCGGGTGGCGGCATGA
- the moaC gene encoding cyclic pyranopterin monophosphate synthase MoaC has translation MSDLTHIDRDGRPRMVDVGAKPITDRVARASGMVRMSAAGMEAVANGGSKGDVCRIAELAGIMAAKKTADLIPLCHPLPLTSVKLRVWPDAAASAVRIEAEAACSGRTGVEMEALTAVSVAALTVYDMVKAVDRSMVIDAVRLDAKQGGRSGDWERAD, from the coding sequence ATGAGCGATCTCACCCATATCGATCGCGACGGACGCCCGCGCATGGTCGACGTCGGCGCCAAGCCGATCACCGATCGGGTTGCCCGCGCCAGCGGGATGGTGCGCATGAGTGCGGCCGGCATGGAGGCTGTGGCCAATGGCGGGAGCAAGGGCGACGTCTGCCGCATCGCCGAGCTTGCCGGCATCATGGCAGCAAAGAAGACGGCCGACCTTATCCCATTGTGTCATCCATTGCCGCTGACGTCGGTGAAACTGCGGGTGTGGCCCGATGCCGCCGCGTCAGCGGTCCGGATCGAGGCCGAAGCGGCCTGCAGCGGCCGCACGGGCGTGGAGATGGAGGCGCTGACTGCGGTCAGCGTGGCCGCGCTGACCGTTTACGACATGGTGAAGGCGGTTGACCGTAGCATGGTGATCGATGCCGTCCGGCTGGACGCCAAGCAGGGCGGACGCAGCGGCGATTGGGAGCGCGCCGATTGA
- a CDS encoding molybdopterin molybdotransferase MoeA, whose amino-acid sequence MIAFDEAVAILKARAGTLDIEEVGLNQALGRVLAEDVIATHRQPPDPRSMMDGVAIASDGAEPGQVYHIVGTIHAGDDADALTLDDGAAIRVATGAVVPGRARTIVPLENYRIDGDRLTIVERSPGGRFMRRAGADFDMGERLLDAGSLLTPAALALAAAANRASLRVRRRARVAIVASGNELVEPGQPMSAGRTIDSATPMITALCSQWNGDALPSVRLGDDAVAIETAIERLSEQSDLIVAIGGASVGERDHLRPAARALGYELVFEKVRVQPGKPCWFAARGSQMILGLPGNPASAFVCAHLFLNALLTAMTGGGRDASPLSGRLIGGALSSGNRRLFARAKAWVEGGQLFASAFADQDSGLQKVLGWSNALIEVPEDSEVGEGDEVAIHLTGELG is encoded by the coding sequence TTGATCGCGTTCGATGAGGCGGTCGCGATCCTCAAGGCGCGAGCCGGGACGCTCGATATCGAGGAGGTCGGCCTAAACCAAGCGTTGGGCCGTGTGCTTGCCGAGGACGTGATCGCGACGCATCGTCAGCCACCCGATCCGCGATCGATGATGGACGGCGTCGCCATCGCGTCCGATGGGGCCGAACCGGGCCAGGTCTATCATATCGTCGGCACGATCCACGCCGGTGACGACGCCGATGCCCTGACGCTGGACGACGGGGCGGCGATCCGCGTAGCGACCGGTGCTGTCGTTCCGGGCCGGGCCCGGACCATCGTCCCGCTGGAAAATTACCGGATTGATGGCGATCGACTGACCATCGTCGAACGCTCGCCGGGCGGCCGGTTCATGCGGCGCGCAGGGGCCGATTTCGACATGGGCGAACGCTTGCTGGATGCGGGGAGCTTACTGACGCCGGCCGCACTGGCGCTCGCCGCTGCTGCCAATCGGGCAAGCCTGCGTGTCCGTCGTCGCGCTCGCGTTGCGATCGTCGCCAGCGGGAATGAGCTGGTGGAGCCGGGGCAGCCCATGTCGGCCGGGCGTACCATCGACAGCGCCACGCCCATGATCACCGCGCTGTGCAGCCAATGGAACGGCGACGCGCTGCCCTCCGTCCGGCTGGGCGACGATGCCGTGGCAATCGAGACGGCGATCGAGCGGTTGTCAGAACAATCCGACCTGATCGTGGCCATCGGCGGTGCATCGGTCGGCGAGCGCGATCATCTGCGCCCGGCGGCCCGCGCGCTCGGATACGAGCTGGTGTTCGAAAAGGTGCGGGTGCAACCCGGGAAACCCTGCTGGTTCGCGGCGCGCGGATCGCAAATGATCCTCGGGCTTCCCGGCAATCCGGCCTCGGCGTTTGTTTGCGCCCACCTGTTCCTGAACGCGCTGCTGACCGCAATGACCGGCGGCGGGCGCGATGCGTCGCCCTTGTCAGGTCGGCTGATCGGCGGCGCATTGTCGTCGGGCAATCGCCGCCTGTTCGCGCGGGCCAAGGCCTGGGTCGAAGGCGGACAGCTGTTCGCGTCGGCCTTCGCCGACCAGGACAGCGGGCTTCAGAAAGTGCTGGGCTGGTCGAACGCGTTGATCGAAGTGCCGGAAGACAGTGAGGTCGGGGAGGGCGACGAGGTGGCCATCCACCTCACCGGCGAGCTGGGCTAG
- a CDS encoding MoaD/ThiS family protein, translated as MTKILFFGRLAGLEADMPDTPVGSDAFRLAIEAQLPQLAAPGINMAVNQQIVRADIVIQPDDEVAFLPPMSGG; from the coding sequence GTGACGAAGATACTGTTCTTCGGTCGGCTTGCGGGGCTGGAGGCCGACATGCCCGACACGCCGGTCGGGTCCGACGCATTTCGACTCGCGATCGAGGCGCAGCTTCCGCAATTGGCGGCGCCCGGCATCAACATGGCGGTCAACCAGCAGATCGTGCGCGCGGACATCGTCATCCAGCCTGACGACGAAGTGGCGTTCCTGCCGCCGATGAGCGGCGGATGA
- the moaA gene encoding GTP 3',8-cyclase MoaA, which yields MADPVTGGASGTSGASGAMIDTFGRRIDYLRLSLTDRCDFRCTYCLPEHATFAPRVEQLTIGELDRLASTFIGLGVTKLRLTGGEPLVRKGADELIRSLGRHLRSGGLAELTLTTNGSQLERHVDTLAKAGIRRINVSLDHLDRDRFHKITRGGDLGAVIRGIDAARAAGIAVKINTVVLRDDNLDHLPELVGWAHGRGMAVTLIEVMPVGDIGADRLSQHVPMPVARAAIERTMPLADVAHRTGGPARYAITSSGAMVGFITPLSAKFCDGCNRVRVDASGQLHACLGRDEAVDLKAALREHGDDRALEGAIRELIARKPREHDFRIAASGPAAVARPMAATGG from the coding sequence ATGGCTGATCCGGTTACAGGTGGTGCGTCGGGCACGTCGGGCGCTTCGGGCGCGATGATCGACACCTTTGGCCGCCGCATCGACTATCTACGGCTGTCGCTGACCGATCGCTGCGATTTCCGCTGCACCTACTGCCTTCCCGAACATGCGACCTTTGCGCCGCGCGTCGAGCAGTTGACGATCGGCGAACTCGACCGCCTTGCCTCGACCTTTATCGGGCTTGGCGTGACCAAGCTGCGGCTGACCGGCGGCGAACCGCTGGTGCGCAAGGGCGCCGACGAGCTGATCCGATCGCTCGGCCGGCACCTGCGATCGGGCGGGCTTGCCGAACTGACGCTGACGACAAACGGGTCGCAACTGGAACGGCATGTCGACACGCTGGCCAAGGCGGGCATCAGGCGGATCAACGTCTCGCTCGACCATCTCGACCGCGATCGGTTCCACAAGATTACCCGTGGCGGCGACCTTGGCGCGGTGATCCGCGGGATCGACGCAGCCCGTGCCGCAGGCATAGCCGTCAAGATCAACACGGTGGTCCTGCGCGACGACAATCTGGACCATCTTCCCGAACTCGTCGGATGGGCGCACGGCCGGGGGATGGCGGTGACCCTGATCGAAGTCATGCCGGTCGGCGACATTGGCGCGGACCGGCTGTCGCAGCATGTGCCGATGCCGGTCGCCCGCGCGGCGATCGAGCGGACGATGCCGCTGGCCGACGTCGCGCACCGGACCGGCGGCCCGGCCCGCTATGCGATAACGTCATCGGGTGCGATGGTTGGCTTCATCACCCCACTGTCGGCCAAGTTCTGCGACGGCTGCAACCGGGTGCGGGTCGATGCCAGCGGACAGCTGCACGCCTGCCTGGGACGCGACGAGGCGGTCGACCTGAAAGCCGCCCTGCGCGAACATGGCGACGACCGGGCGCTGGAAGGCGCGATCCGCGAGCTTATCGCGCGCAAGCCGCGCGAACATGATTTCCGCATCGCGGCCAGCGGGCCCGCCGCCGTCGCCCGGCCGATGGCCGCGACCGGCGGATAG
- a CDS encoding TfuA-like protein has product MTRNIAVFAGPSWQQGCRPTHPGLHWFPPAATGDILRIVHGGFATICLIDGYFDHRPSPWHKELLVAMAAGIRLIGASSMGALRAAELDMYGMEGVGAIYRAYRDGLLTGDDEVALIHGPESMNWAAASVPLVEVRATLLKAVRLGLFDAGMARRLRAAAMDVHYVDRDWPLLKRLFEEEGLKAAIASQVTDLHVPLKQLDAELAVSAALADGHPPRRLHVPQTNFLRDLKTELSLD; this is encoded by the coding sequence ATGACCCGCAACATCGCCGTCTTCGCCGGACCCTCGTGGCAGCAAGGTTGCCGGCCGACGCATCCCGGCCTCCACTGGTTTCCGCCGGCTGCGACCGGGGACATATTGCGGATCGTCCACGGTGGTTTCGCCACCATCTGCCTGATCGACGGATATTTCGATCATCGTCCGTCGCCGTGGCACAAGGAATTGCTGGTGGCGATGGCGGCCGGGATCCGCCTGATCGGCGCGTCGAGCATGGGGGCGCTGCGGGCGGCGGAGCTCGACATGTACGGGATGGAAGGCGTTGGCGCCATCTATCGGGCCTATCGCGACGGACTGCTGACGGGCGACGACGAGGTGGCGCTCATTCACGGTCCCGAATCGATGAATTGGGCCGCGGCAAGCGTCCCCTTAGTCGAAGTCCGCGCGACGTTGCTGAAGGCGGTTCGGCTGGGACTGTTCGATGCCGGGATGGCCCGGCGGCTGCGCGCGGCAGCGATGGACGTCCACTATGTCGACCGCGACTGGCCGCTGCTGAAACGGCTATTCGAGGAAGAAGGGCTTAAGGCCGCCATTGCTTCGCAAGTAACGGATCTGCATGTCCCGCTGAAGCAGCTGGATGCCGAACTGGCCGTCTCGGCCGCGCTCGCGGACGGTCATCCGCCGCGTCGCCTGCACGTTCCCCAAACCAATTTCCTGCGCGACCTGAAGACCGAACTCAGTCTCGATTGA
- a CDS encoding molybdenum cofactor biosynthesis protein MoaE: MIRISAEPIDPSALLDEFHRTVRAGATAVFVGTVRADDGVVALTLEHYPGFTEREIEAMTAGVSSRHGLSGAMVVHRVGRMTPGDPIVFAATASDHRRAAMSGLEELVDRLKTEAPLWKKEETAHGMRWVEPVASDRQAVDQWKERA; the protein is encoded by the coding sequence ATGATCCGGATCAGCGCCGAACCGATCGATCCGTCTGCATTGCTGGACGAATTCCATCGGACTGTCCGGGCGGGGGCGACGGCCGTCTTCGTCGGCACCGTTCGTGCCGACGATGGGGTCGTCGCGCTGACCCTGGAGCATTATCCCGGCTTCACCGAGCGCGAGATCGAGGCCATGACGGCGGGCGTGTCCAGCCGCCACGGCCTGTCGGGCGCAATGGTCGTCCACCGGGTAGGGCGGATGACGCCGGGCGATCCGATCGTCTTTGCCGCCACCGCGTCAGACCACAGGCGCGCGGCAATGTCCGGGCTTGAGGAGCTGGTCGACCGGCTGAAGACCGAAGCGCCGTTATGGAAAAAGGAAGAAACCGCTCACGGCATGCGCTGGGTTGAACCAGTAGCGTCCGATCGCCAGGCGGTGGATCAGTGGAAGGAGCGGGCGTGA